gggtgtgtatatgctgcatgtgtgtgtatactgtatgggggttgATTTATGCCCCCTCCTTTGGCTGCCACGGCCCCTCCATTCCACATTTGCAATTATTCCAATGCTTCTACGCCAGAAGACAGTGATAAAatgtgtgtgtattgtctctatatggtactgtatgtatgagtgtatatgttgtatgtatgtttatacagaatataaaTGAATTATAACTCATGTGTGACTATACAATTTTTTTAAGTTGAGGGGGGGcccccatgcagaagtctgctatgaggccctgctgcccctagttacacccctggttgcTTGATATGTATAGCTATTACAGGAGGTCAGCTGCCGGTCATATCACAGCGGATAGTCCCTTGAAATTACATAGACTTGGCCAAACGTGCATACGCCTTTAATTCTGGAGAAGGGagtaatcatcatcatcagattAACTGCAGGGATAAAGGCATATGGAAATGTTACAAGCCTTGGACTCCGGCCAATAGGCAGATCTGTATCACGGCTGCATCTGATACACAACACTCATGTAAATCTACCATAAAACATACAGAATACTGGCCAATTTActtcctggagagatgtttaatcagacctttgtgtatgttagtagcagcagtactgtgaaatatggaattatgttccaggattgcactggggggtgtgtcctcgcactgctgtgctcttggctctctgcagaCCGTGGTGgctattatccctggagagatgtgtaatcatgtaattcatgtcctcacactgctgtgctctctgcactggagagatgtgtaatcacagctttgtgtatgttgctagtGCAGCATGCCTGCTATGGTCTAACAGAGTATTCGGCAAGATGAAGTCCTCAAGGCAAGTGATTGGATGCTGGCTGTCTCCCAGTATATGGCAGTCTCCACAAAAAGGCTGACTACGACTACGCAAGAATGGAGACCACACTGTGTAAGGTTCCCCATTGGGGCACTCTTGGCTTATTGGGGTCCCAGGCTGATGTTAAAGGGAGGCCTATCATTCTAAGTAGTTTGCCAGGAAACTGATAGGTCCAACTCAGTCTGTTTATTGTGTACCAGGAGACTGAACATCTGTCTCTGGTGGCAGGCAAGGCTGGTAGGAAAGCTGGTTTTAAGGTACAGACTTTCCCTTTAATGATGGGGCTGGAACTCTCATCTTCAGCTCTGCAGAAGGGAGTTGCAGCCCCATCGTTAAGGGGAAAGTCTGTACCTTAAAACCAGTTTTGCTACCAGCCTTGCCTGCCACCAGAGACAGATGTTCAGTCTGCTGGTACACAATAAACAGGTAGTCTCTGGTAGCcctctctgctctgctatatCTAGGCTCTCAAAAAATACTTTCTCTGCTACTAGACTCTGAATCAAAGACCGGACCTCTCACAGCTGAGAGGTCATGACTAAAACCCAAAAGACAGCCCCAGAACCCAGGGTAGAACTCCTTTCATTAATCTTGGAATCTGTCTCTGTAATATCCCAGGGTGTCAGCCGCCTGCTTACCACCGGGTGACATGAAACCGTAAACACAGGaaatgcataataaaatatttaaatcgGTAAACATTGAACAATAAAGGTCTGTGTTGGTCACTTGTTGGCACTGATGTTATACACATACTCGGCTTAAACAGGAGTTTACTAGAAAAGCTGGGTTTTCCTCATGTTACAGAGAAAAGCAGGTTGATCAGGACTGCAGTGTCCACCCCAGTGGGACTACTTGACAAAAATTACTATTGACCCCTCCTACTCTAGGTCATTACATTAGTAGCAGCAAGacggtgaaatatggatttatatttgcgGATTGTAGTTTCTCCGAGTGCACTGGacatatgtcctcacactgctgtgctctgtgcctctcCTCCTTTACTGTGTACTCTTATCAGGTGCAGAAAAGGAGGAAAGTAAAAACAGAATACATGTAATAAAAAAGGTACAAAGTCCAGAACACATCATCCAGACACGATGGGAAAGTCTGGACTTTAAGACGTTGCTACACGGCCATGTGATGCCAATCATGCGCCTGGCTGAAGATTAGACTTTATTGATGCTATATAAGGGCATGGGCACAAGTGCAATACACCGGATAAACCCCTGCTCATCCCTACCTGATACTGTTCAGTAGTagttatggtgccccctggtggtgcCATTTACCAGTGTTGGTGAGAAAAAGCTTTTGCAAATAAAAGGCAGCCAAAACCATGTGaccaagtgcaacacccctgccaaagcataggcaaggtggtagttgccaATAGCGCCCttaggtgatcagtctccctaaaagATCCTatctaggaggtctctaagtactgAAAAACTTTAACTCTTGCCTCACCAGGAGTTACAATGTGAAATGTTGTTGTCCAATAACAATCTCTGCTTTCTCTGAATGCTGCAGAAGATAGAAGGGTTAATTTTCTtgcactgtatggatgatggtccagataaatatggcacacaatattttgtttgttttttgtgtgtgtgtatttttgtttttgttttgtttttttgtcttgaGGCTTAAACTAACTTTTGCCCCTTATCCACCCCACAGGCGGCTGCAGCAGCTCTGGGCTATGTCGGGATAAGTGTCATTATCACCTACAAGCAATATGAGAGCTTCCTGAGCAATGTCTACGTCATGCTCCCCGCCATCATCATCCTGGCTGTGGCCGTGCTCATGTTCATCATTGGGCTGCTGGGATGTATCTCCTCCATACAGGAGTCCTGCTGCGGCCTCGGATGTGTAAGTATATAATAATAAGTAATACACTTTAGTTATATGGCGCCAGCATATTCCGTAGCGTTTTACAAGTCTAtatcaagtaccgtatatactcgagtataagccgacccgagtataagccgaggcccctaattttaccacaaaatactgggaaaacctattgactcgagtataagcagagggtgggaaatgcattggtcacagccgccccagtgtatatagcctgccagcccctgccccagtgtatatagcctgccagcccctgccccagtgtatatagcctgccagcccctgccccagtgtatatagcctgccagcccctgccccagtgtatatagcctgccagcccctgcctcagtgtatatagcctgccagcccctgcctcagtgtatatagcctgccagaccctgcctcagtgtatatagcctgccagcccctgccccagtgtatatagcctgccagcccctgccccagactatatagcctgccagcccctgccccagactatatagcctgccagcccctgccccagactatatagcctgccagcccctgccccagactatatagcctgccagcccctgccccagactatatagcctgccagcccctgccccagactatatagcctgccagcccctgccccagaccttgcacagaagatatacaggggtcgccggaaaggtgagtttagatatatttatttttttgactcgagtataagccgagcttaggtttttcagcacatttttttttgtgctgaaaaactaggcttatactcgagtatataaggtatatcatATTATCTAGAACCTAAATTGTATCATGAAGGCTGAACTCTGACCTCTCCCACTGCACTAAAGTTCTAGTCTGTGAAAACTGGAAtaactctatggggctcatttactaagggctccgcggccgcactttcgtcgggtttccagaattttttcgttttgcgctgaattgcgcCGGGatgttggattttggtgcattcacgctgggattcactaaggtcgtgcgcccgatatctagtaggtgtcgctgctgcgccgaggtctgccggagttcacctgcttcttctcgatgcatgtaagtgcttgatattgtgacacattttgtttttttaatttccacggtttttccgaatccgtccggttgtccgaaggccacgtcAGACATCgtgccgcgggattgcgactggactgagtaactaaatgagcccctatggctCTGGAGGACCTGACTTGTGTTTGCATTATATTAAAcacccattgatttcaataagaAATCCTTGTAGTGTTGGGTTTCTCCTGGAGGTGGCGCTGTAGGGAAATTGGGGAAAACTTGCTGTAAGAATCTCGGCTGATCTGTAATGATTGATCCCAGCCTGTAATTACCAAGGAACCATTGAAGAaaccacaaataatttttttttcttttctatcatttaaataaatctaaaatccacttttcgtttctgcatttccattttttgatccctaaaaatccataacttttattttctacttgagggcttgttttctgcttaattaATTGTACAGTTTTTATTCATAatgttaatatatttaatatttcaatTCCTGGGAATTTCAAATGTTgcaaaattgattttaaaaaaacgcatttgcgccagtttcttgtgggctctgctcTCCAAACAAGTCCCCAATATTCTTTGCGTTGATGCCAAAATTGTATAgattttaatacattaaaaaaaaaaaaaaatcctttttataTCCAAAAAATTCACCTTCTGCCGTATTCAtactctaataacttttttcgtAGTTCAGTATACAGACCTgcataaggtctcactttttgcaggacaagctgacgttttgattgctaccattttggtgactgtacaactttttgatcacttttattccaattttttttgAGTTGCTAAATTATGGAAAATTGGGTGTTTTCTGTTGCACTGTTTTCCATTAACAGGTTCACCGCAGGAAATTAAGTTTTCATATCTACTTTGGGACTTTTGGGAAGCAGCAATACCTCAAATGTTTTTATTAtaacatcagttctagggaaatcattagaattttttaaattgtttttactttgaagccctctagggtactttaaccctaaggggtctgatcactcctaccatataaaGTAATACTACAGTAGGAGAATTTGCCCTGGATCTTAATGTGCCACCGGTTGTCtgactgatcgcaggtgttaccggtgggtgtttgaaGAGGTCTCAGCCCCACAGTTCTCTTCTAACATTCTAAACTGCCTCGTGGCATCCTGTGTCGTTAGAGGGTTAATGTCTAGAATAATTGTTAGGATAAATCCTGTTCTAACTCAAATCCCCAGTGCCTTGTAACCTCTCATATTTGTTCTTGTTTTCCAGTTCATAACCCTGATCTCCATCATATTTGCTGCAGGAGTGGTCACTCTGGTCCTGGGACTTGTGTATAAGGATAAGGTGAGATGCAAACTATGTAAAGGCCCATTGTACAGAATGATTGCAGGACCTGGCAAATACTTATCCGGGCGTGTGGCCATGTGCATGATTTTCTTAGAGTCCGCAGCCATAAAGTAAATCCGGGGCGCATTCTGCGAGTCGGAGGGAACATTATGATGCACCAGCGATTGATAAATCCACTTTCCCaaatatactactatatagatcCCACATAGTAAAGTACAACATCCAAATAATCCTACCATATAGATCCGATATTCTGACAAGTGGCGGTGCTCCAGCAGGCCTAAACACTTTACACTTTTCAATTGGCCCTTTGTAATTCAATTAATCCCTTACATGATCTTTGGTTTCTATAGAAAGGAAAGCGTTTTTAGATGTAGCCATTTAAGCATCATAAGTACTTCAACCTTATTCTGTGTGTTTATTACAAAAGCTGCCAGACATGCCCCCTCTCCTGGTTGGGAGAATATTAACCTTTTAATTTTAGAAGTCTGTTGCAATAGGTCAGTATATTGTCAAGTAACTGAggctatagagaaatatgcagcttCAAGGGGCTACAGAGTTCTCCTTTTACCCCATTCTATACTATTCCATACTATAGAGGCATCTACcagacatagagctgagctgctgtatctaagcttccttGTTAGAAAAGATATAGTATTGATATTCTGTTTCCAAAATGCATTTAGATTTTTTCTAAGGAATGAATGGAGGAaatatatttttgcattttttttttttctgtatgtgCCTAATTTGTTTTAAGACCTTTAGTAATGGACCTGGGTCATGAAAGCTGCTGGAAGGTAGTGATGAGTATGAGGAAAACGGGGGAGATGTTATCTCTATACCAGAATACTGGAGCATTTTAAATGTACGTTGCTGTGCTCCATATGTATTTTTAGGCGGTTTACGGACTTGTCGAAAATGGGGGCTTGGCCTTGGTGAAAGGGGGCATGGCcgtgccagaaaattcaatattgaggcacagcaaactagaccaactaataggaggtgcaaagtaggatTTACCACACTCCCCAATATGGACACTTTGGAATGAAGTTTAAcctcattattttttaatttttttttttttttagattgatCCTGAACTTCAGAAAAACATGAAACGGTTATTTGAAAAATATAGTGGAGGAAACTTGGAGAGTTCTGCCATTGACTTCATCCAAGAGGAGGTAAAGTGGGAGATGATTTGCCTTGATCTTCGGAGCCACCATtcagataaataaatatatgaagtCTCTAATGTTCTATGGATTTATCTGGCACTGGATTGGGCAGTGCATTTACCGTAATGGTCATCGTGTGGGGGGGAATCATATTTGCCAACTAGTACACACCATAAACTCTTGTCGCTGAAACTTACTGTATTGCAATTTTAGGGGCAACATATGATGCTCTGTCCTAACTAATACAGCATCCAACATTGTAAGAATCACGAGTCTAGGGCAGTAAAGGTGGTTTAGGCTATTATCCGTGGTGGTCTGTGATGTTGAGCAGGTAATGGGATCAGTAGTGTTCTAGCTCTTTGAGGAGGTTATGGGATCGGTAGTGGTCTAGCTCTTCGAGGTTTTTGGATCAGTAGTGGTTGCTAACCGTAGAGCAAGCAGACTGCTATTAATAAGGTTACAGTATTCCTAGGGATCTAGGGAAGGGTTTATTTATGGTATATGAAATTATAGAATTTGTCATGGGCTAAGGTAGTGAAGGGGGTTATTGCCAGTACATCTGGCAGTCTAGGGTACCTAGGAAGTTACATTATGGTCTACGATAGTAAATTGATTAATCCAACAATTCCAGGTGGCTCAGAGCAGTCATATAATTAAACCTAAAGAGGTAATATTCAAACCTTGCCCCACGCTGGCCCAATGCATGGCACGTCCCCCTCCCTTTTTAACTGGTGAAGAGGCCGGAGAAGTCACAATTCCCCTCTCTCCGCCAGGAACAGATGGTTCTGCTATATGTTTTGTACTGTGCTGGGAGGCAAAGAGGGAACTGTGCAGCTGTACTACTGCATGGTTCCCTCTAAGATTGGGCAGAGATTTCAGACCGTTCTCTGGGGTAGTCAATGTTTCGGGTCCACTGTTTACATGGTGCTAAATCTGCTACCATTCTACAAGACCTGTAGAGTACTGGAGTCTATAACACTGTGATCCTTATGATTTTGTATCTTTACAGCTGAAGTGCTGCGGAATACAGAATTACACCAGCTGGGAGAACACCACGTGGTTCATGGCCAACCACACGGTGCCAGTCAGCTGCTGCAGGAAGAATGAGACCACGTGTGATGGCAAACTGGATGCAGTCAATAAGATCTACACAGAGGTAAAACTGCATCCATATGACTGGCTTTAGCTGCCTCAGACTGGCATTGTGCATGCACTGAGATAGTGGATTTAGAGTTCTGACTCTTTCTTTAATTCTAGGGCTGTGAAGtgaaattggagaatgtgttgcACAGAGCGCTCGGCTTCTCCTTGCTGGTTATACTTGGCTTTGCTGTCCTAGAGGTAAGCGCTGAGAAATGGCAGAATGAAAAACTTTACGAGTATTTACCCCTTGGTCCTGACCAGCtaaataatttaattttattctgtAGTGGGCATGAATGCAAAATTTGGTGCCTGATCCACAACTATAATGTAGAATTTAAAGGATTTGCCACCTCCAATTAGGAAGCAACAACTGATGGGCCCCCTTAGGTTACGCAGTGCAGGTGGGGTGGCTCTTTCCCACACCAGGTTTCCAGTCGGTGCACTGAGCTCCCCTTGGTGCAAATTGGTAGAATTTGACCTAACTTTGTGAAAGAGATCCAGAGCCAAAGCAGTGGCCATATGTCTGGACAGTTTTCGGTTTTGTAagtaggagcagtactgtgaaaaatggagaagttacaatcctggaatatatatccaAATGCACCTGAggcaagtcctcacactgctgtgctcttatctttGCCTTTAACGTCTCCACATCCCCTCATCTTTGAGCCAAGCAAAATTCTACCATGGTTTACTAAGAGGTGTGCAGCAGCTCAATGCACAggactcagagcacagcagtgtcgggATGCACCCCCAGCTACTATCTTAAAATTTCCACCAATTTTACATCCCCGCTGCTACTCACTACTtacacaaaggtgtgattacaccATGGTATGTGTACACGGCTCTCCCGGGCTGCTACCAACCAACACCAATAGGCAAAATTGCTGACTCCATCCACGGTAATGGTGCAGATGTGCCATGGGGGTCATCTATTGGACTATGACTCACTTGGTCTTTGTGGTCTCTGTCTATGGAGATATTAAGGGTAGCATTGGCTGTGCCTGTATTCTGCAGGTGGCCCCTGGAGACAGAGGCAAAGTCTAATCTATGATTCTGTATTACCAGGAATGACCCGGGTTATTTGGCTTCCATCTCACCACTCTCCCCTCTTATCTTTCAGCTCCTTGCTCTAATAAGTTTGTGCGTCATCTACCGCAGGAATAATAGAGAAGGATATCAGCTGCTCTAGAACCGCTCCGGAACCTCCTCAAaccaggaggagaatgagaggtTGTACACCTAAACCCCCGAGATGTCTTCATGATCTTTGTAAACTTCTGTACTGTAATATTATGTCATTCTATTATCTATGCAGTGCTAATGGCGTATTTTATATTAttgtctgtatatagtgaatgggaTTTTTTTTGGGTTACTTTTTTGAAATAAACATTTTCTGTAaataattgttttgtttttttttttttttctcttttctctctTGTCCTGGGTTAAGTTAACATCTGAATAAGTTGGTCCACCAACAACCTATGGTGCAGATTAtctaaaaataagtaaataaaaacatttttgattaaaaaaaaaacttgtgaaaCTGGGACATTTCTACTCTGTTTAAAAAGTGTTTCCAGGATTCTTGGGGACTTTATTATCACAGTCCGGTTGCAATAACGCTTGTACAGGCAGATTTTACTCTGAGGATAAATTTGCATTGGACTGTATTTCCCGTCTCCCTCTGATGGGCTCCGTGCTGTAGTCCCTTTCCTGCTGCAGCTCACGACTCGATAGGTCACATGACCTGAGTTCAGCTACTCGGTATAAGCCACTgatctctggtcacatgacctcctgcAGCTGCTTTGAGTGAGCTCTGCTTATACCTATTGTAGTGTGTGCTCCTGCCATCGGCAGGATCGAACAGTCAGGGTCACAGCCCGATCCTGTACTGTGGCAAGGTGCCAGTCCCCATGTCACATCTGTCCCAGAAAACAGCACTGAGCACTGTAGGGGGATATTGTGACTTCAATGGGATTCCCAGAGCAGAGGGGGGTTAATACACATGCAGGGAGTATGCAATGTACATGGATCACTGATAAATAAAGGATCTTGCCATAAGATCACTGTGATCTGCATATAACAGCAGGGGACAGTGTTCAGGTTTGCCCGCAAGACCCGGACATAATGCCGGTTTGGCCTCCAAATACAATTCGTCAaagctcgcaagagcttacagtctgacaaATAAGGAAAACCTTTTTGCTACCTTAAGAGGCAGCCTCCTTATCAAGCATGGCTTGCAGGAAGCCTAAttccattaggcttcctgaaagtcatgcttgataagGAGGCGGCTTTTCAAGAtagcaaaagaggcattgttttccttgtcccatcctggaaaatgtaatttgtagatttcccagaatcccatagtggagcatcaatCGCTCTtattctccacacacctgcaaggtggtcttaattggcaaagtatCCGTACGGAGAACTTTCTTCCCAACACTAGTCAagagcctctcactcagccaaaccagttcctacttcagtattgcagggcattctgAACAAACCataagatgattgcttgttcgtgTCCCATGGTAGAAGAAATAAAAGTTAGttatacaatataaaatacattaataaattaaTGAAAATGCCCCAAATCACCATTAACACATAAAATGACATATGATTTTGaccttttttaaataaattataacACAATCCACACACACTACGTCCATAACGAcgcgtagaataaaaataaatctgcaTAATGAatgctgtaggaaaaaaaaaagtccaaaaattATGATCTTTCTTttctatttcatcccacaaaaaatgcaataaaaagtgatttaaaaaaaccaatatgcagcaaagacttaccggctatggagagggtttagcccgtgatccctctccatGTAACTCGCACCGGCGCATGTCATTAAGTGGTTAACGTAGTTTGAGGAAGTTGCTCAGTTTCTTTGTCACCATCCAAACTTTAGTTACATTTCTTATTTTAAAACCGTACTTAATCCAATTGTGACCTCATCTAAAATGAGTTGAAAGGGTCTTTCTAGTAAAGACACAAACGCCAGATATGGGACTATAAAATATGGGATAAGTCTGATTGCTTGGGGTCAGACCGCTCGGATCAACCGCACACTTCAGGTTTCTGAAAATTGCACCCGAGGATAAACTAGACTTGTATAAGTCCACAATTCTCATATCtgggctgatttttttttttttactttccccatgatgttacacaaagaagcagtgtgtttcaggtgtgctTACAAATACATCCACAGGTGTGTCGCTAATTAACTCATATCTTGCCAAAAAAGCAAAAGCTTCTAAAGGCATGAAATCATCACATGGGCTGCCCATAAAAAggcatagtacaggcagtccccgcgttacATACACGAtagagtctgtaggtttgttcttaagttgaatttgtatgcaagtcggaaccatatactttataattgtaaccccagccaaatattttttggtctctgtgacaattggattttaaaaatgttggattgtcattagaaccaggattaacaataaagcttcattgtagacacctctgataactgttacagctgtttattggagcctggggctaaagtacagtaaattaccaatatccagaggtccgtttgtaactaggggtagtatgtaagtcaggtgttcttaagtaggggaccgcctgtatagttgaTTTGCATTGCTTGGTAAACAGCAGCCTCTTGTGGCTGAAAAGCAGAACTACAAGCCATGCAAAGCAAGAGAATACATTTATAAGTAACAATGGGTACAAAGTCAGTGGTTGGTTGTATATAGGTAAAGCATCAATGCCATCAGTCATTGGAAGATTAGAGCCATGTGTCAAGGAGGGAAGAGAGGAGTCTTATTATTAGTTAATTCAGTGTTTAccaatttttagtttttaattttgtataatactttcatatactgtacaggcagtccccaggttacgtacaagataggttccggaggtttgttcttaagttgaatttgtatgtaagtcaaaattgtatattttataattgtaaccccagaaaaaaaaaatttttcgtttctgtgacaattggattttaaaaatgtgggattgtcatcagaaacgggattaacaataaatcttcattacagacgcctctgataactgttatagctgattattgtagccttagggtgatgccacacatggagttttgaacccgtttttggtccattttttaagcagtcagttaaaaaacgcatgcgtttttgacaggtttgaccaattatcttaattaaaactggtcaaaaacggatgcgttttttaacagactgcttaaaaacggaccaaaaacgtgttcaaaacgccacatatgGCATCACACCCAGGCTAAAGTACactaattaccaacatccagaggtgtgTTTggaactatgggtcgtctgtaagtcgagtgttcttaagtagggggccacctgtaTATAGGAACCAAAAAAGAACATAAGTACAAACGAATTGATTGATTTTCAAATAGTTTCACTAAACACCAGGGGGGTCATTTACCTTatctcccccttctctgagctctttttgcgccttttgtgagtctattttttgcagctcatttgtctttgtcgttttggcttTTCGTCAAATACAGTTTTTGTAGGCGtattaggtgcaaattttaaaaaaggtgcaATATTGGTGTGCTAATAAtcacaccattgcctttcctatgcctggtcaggactggcgtgttattgctcAATTATTGCAACCGGAAGCAGGATAaataggcgcaaaccaggaaactgctacacggcgAGCTCTggcgaactgctggaaaaaggtgcaaaaattgcacaaataccccaatgcacccaaaaagtcactaaaatacaaccaaaaaaggcgcatcagactaagatacatctgccccTGTACTTTTTATTATACCCGAGGACTTATTATTAATGAGCTCAGAGCAATAAATCCAATGTTGGCTGCGCCTGCACCTCCAGCACATGGCGACCTTTGCCTTCTGTCCTCACAAATACTTCTACACCTTATTATAGCAGGACATTTGCACCAAAACATCGGTGTCATCTATCTAGAGGCAGAAACAAAGGTAAATATAtagttatattgtatataatcCCATAAATTATATTGTATCCATTTTATCTATGGAAGAACAATAATGTTACACACAACAACAACAAAGAATCATGTTTGTCAAATTCCACTTTATTATCCAATATAGGCGCTTCATTGTGTGACCAATCAGAATGACTGTACACCTTTATGTACTGGTGGGTTTGTGTGACATGTTATGTCATATCAAGGTAGCAATATCGAAACATCACATTTTTGTTGATAAAATAAAGTTCACCCTTTATAACCGACCGTGCTACTGCAGTGCTGCCTTCTCCCTGGATCTATGTGTTAGTGGTTTGTGGCCGGAAACCTTGCGGATGAGCACCCACCATTAACACCTCTCTCATATCTGCAGGATTTATCCCATAACTATCTATTTACCTTATttctatcatctct
The DNA window shown above is from Engystomops pustulosus chromosome 1, aEngPut4.maternal, whole genome shotgun sequence and carries:
- the LOC140116850 gene encoding tetraspanin-36-like; amino-acid sequence: MGLGVFTSKTFLVFLSLVFLAAAAALGYVGISVIITYKQYESFLSNVYVMLPAIIILAVAVLMFIIGLLGCISSIQESCCGLGCFITLISIIFAAGVVTLVLGLVYKDKIDPELQKNMKRLFEKYSGGNLESSAIDFIQEELKCCGIQNYTSWENTTWFMANHTVPVSCCRKNETTCDGKLDAVNKIYTEGCEVKLENVLHRALGFSLLVILGFAVLELLALISLCVIYRRNNREGYQLL